One part of the Dyadobacter sp. 676 genome encodes these proteins:
- a CDS encoding phosphoadenylyl-sulfate reductase has translation MNETLASLSAAIEGKSEAESLAILADLFPGEVVFSTSLGYEDQVITDLILKNNINISIFTLDTGRLFAETYMTLQKTNNRYDTKIKVFYPQTEAVENLVSTKGPLSFYESIENRKECCFIRKVEPLNRALKGAKIWVTGIRAEQSGNRHDMPRLEWDEAHQLFKFHPILDWTFEQVKQYVKSNGIPYNPLHDKGFVSIGCAPCTRAIQEGEDFRAGRWWWEDESKKECGLHAR, from the coding sequence ATGAACGAAACATTAGCATCTTTAAGCGCTGCCATCGAAGGCAAAAGTGAAGCCGAATCGCTGGCGATACTAGCGGATCTGTTTCCCGGTGAAGTCGTTTTTTCTACCAGCCTGGGTTATGAAGACCAGGTGATTACCGACCTCATTTTAAAGAATAACATCAATATCAGCATCTTTACGCTCGATACAGGGAGGCTTTTCGCGGAGACTTATATGACTTTGCAAAAAACCAACAACCGCTATGACACCAAAATAAAGGTGTTTTATCCGCAAACCGAGGCGGTAGAGAACCTGGTAAGCACGAAGGGGCCATTAAGCTTCTATGAATCCATTGAAAACCGCAAGGAATGCTGCTTTATCCGCAAGGTAGAGCCGCTCAACCGCGCATTGAAAGGTGCGAAAATCTGGGTGACGGGCATCCGGGCGGAACAATCGGGGAACCGTCATGATATGCCGAGACTCGAATGGGACGAAGCCCATCAGCTTTTCAAGTTCCACCCGATCCTGGACTGGACTTTCGAACAGGTGAAACAATATGTAAAATCAAACGGCATTCCCTACAACCCGTTGCACGACAAAGGGTTCGTCAGCATCGGATGCGCGCCATGTACCCGCGCGATCCAGGAAGGAGAAGATTTCCGCGCCGGCCGCTGGTGGTGGGAAGACGAGTCGAAGAAGGAATGCGGGTTGCATGCGAGGTAG
- a CDS encoding UPF0175 family protein, giving the protein MKALTINLPESLDSEEFEIKMLLAGQLYERGKVSIGQAAGIVGISKRAFVEIMGRFGFSLFGDSVEGLKSDIANA; this is encoded by the coding sequence ATGAAAGCCTTGACCATCAACTTACCGGAGTCACTGGATTCGGAAGAATTTGAAATCAAAATGCTTCTTGCAGGCCAGCTGTATGAGCGTGGTAAGGTGAGCATTGGTCAGGCGGCCGGAATTGTCGGCATTAGTAAAAGGGCTTTCGTCGAAATTATGGGAAGATTTGGGTTTTCGCTTTTCGGTGATTCGGTGGAGGGTTTGAAAAGTGATATCGCCAATGCGTGA
- a CDS encoding FAD-dependent oxidoreductase codes for MIIGEPTHKREPKTVALAADLVITGGGLTGTCGAITAARAGLKVILVQDRPVLGGNSSSEVRLWILGATSHMGNNNRWAREGGVIDEIMLENAYRNPDGNPLIFDTVLLEKVTQETNITLLLNTAVYDLDKAQNGDKIDALHAFCSQNSTKYTLTAPLFCDASGDGIVGFLAGAAFRMGAESMEEFGEKFAPDKAYGELLGHSMYFYSKDIGRPVKFVPPAFALQDITEIPRYKTFNPKDFGCRLWWLEYGGRLDTVHDTEKIKWELWKVVYGAWNYIKNSGEFPEAENMTLEWVGTIPGKRESRRFEGDYLLKQQDIVEQKAFHDTVAFGGWSLDLHPADGVYSDQAGCNQWHSKGVYSIPYRCFYSKNIENLFIAGRIISATHVAFASTRVMATSATGGQAVAIAAAVAKKYNCSPREVGEKHLKELQLELWRSGQYLPQTSISDRDNLVHKAQVTASSTLQLKGLAGSDQWQTIGHSVAQMLPVRGKMPSVTVWVEALQDTELIVELRKSSKPFNHTPDITLETRSYRLIPGKHELVLDWDSRFDQECYAFVCFLKNEDVRIQYSEQRVTGLVSVFNATNPAVSNYGKQEPAEDLGVDTFEFWCPQRRPAGLNLAFQLSEPIRVFGTENLLNGWHRPIAGPNAWVADFDDRNAELQLEWADNQSITKIDFVFDTDFDHPMENVIYVHPETVMPFCTQQVEVLDNAGNVIGSINDNHLTKQTLTFGKPVTTRSLKIRLQNNHTHVPVSLMEVRVY; via the coding sequence ATGATAATCGGAGAACCGACACACAAAAGAGAACCGAAAACCGTTGCGCTCGCAGCGGACCTTGTAATTACCGGGGGCGGACTGACAGGCACCTGCGGCGCCATCACCGCGGCAAGGGCCGGATTGAAAGTGATACTGGTGCAGGACCGCCCGGTATTGGGCGGTAATAGTTCGAGCGAGGTAAGGCTGTGGATACTGGGCGCTACTTCGCATATGGGCAACAACAACCGCTGGGCACGCGAAGGCGGCGTAATCGACGAAATTATGCTGGAAAACGCTTACCGCAATCCCGACGGCAATCCGCTGATTTTCGACACCGTCTTGCTCGAAAAGGTAACACAGGAAACCAATATCACATTGCTGCTCAACACGGCGGTTTATGATCTCGATAAAGCACAAAACGGCGATAAGATCGACGCATTGCACGCCTTTTGCAGCCAGAACAGTACTAAATATACCCTGACGGCGCCGCTGTTTTGCGATGCTTCCGGCGATGGGATCGTAGGGTTTCTGGCGGGAGCGGCATTCCGGATGGGCGCGGAATCGATGGAGGAATTTGGCGAAAAATTTGCGCCCGATAAGGCCTATGGCGAGCTTTTGGGGCATTCGATGTATTTCTATTCCAAAGATATAGGCCGCCCGGTGAAGTTTGTTCCGCCGGCGTTCGCCTTGCAGGACATCACCGAAATTCCGAGGTACAAGACATTCAATCCCAAAGACTTCGGCTGCCGGTTGTGGTGGCTGGAATACGGCGGGCGGCTGGATACCGTGCATGATACCGAAAAAATCAAATGGGAGCTCTGGAAAGTGGTGTACGGCGCGTGGAATTACATCAAGAACTCCGGCGAATTTCCCGAAGCGGAAAATATGACGCTGGAATGGGTCGGTACGATTCCCGGCAAGCGGGAAAGCCGGCGGTTTGAGGGGGATTATTTGCTCAAACAACAGGACATCGTCGAACAGAAGGCATTCCACGATACCGTCGCATTCGGCGGCTGGAGCCTCGATCTCCACCCGGCCGACGGCGTTTACAGCGATCAGGCCGGCTGTAACCAATGGCACAGCAAGGGCGTTTATAGCATTCCCTACCGCTGTTTTTACAGCAAGAACATCGAAAACCTGTTTATCGCGGGCCGCATTATCAGCGCTACGCACGTCGCATTCGCGTCAACGCGCGTCATGGCTACGAGTGCTACGGGCGGACAGGCGGTAGCGATTGCGGCGGCCGTAGCGAAAAAATATAACTGCTCGCCGCGGGAAGTCGGTGAAAAGCATTTGAAGGAATTGCAGCTCGAACTATGGCGCTCGGGGCAGTATCTGCCGCAAACTTCAATTTCAGACCGGGATAACCTGGTGCATAAGGCGCAGGTAACGGCCTCCTCGACATTGCAGTTGAAAGGACTCGCCGGTTCCGATCAATGGCAAACAATCGGGCATTCGGTAGCGCAGATGTTGCCGGTTAGGGGTAAAATGCCTTCGGTGACCGTTTGGGTCGAAGCATTACAGGACACCGAACTTATTGTCGAATTGCGTAAAAGCAGCAAGCCGTTTAACCATACCCCCGACATCACGCTGGAAACGCGCAGCTACCGGCTGATTCCCGGCAAACATGAACTGGTGCTGGATTGGGACAGCCGGTTCGACCAGGAATGCTATGCATTCGTATGCTTCCTGAAAAATGAAGATGTCAGAATCCAGTACAGCGAGCAGCGCGTAACCGGGCTGGTGAGCGTTTTCAATGCCACAAATCCTGCGGTTTCCAATTACGGCAAACAGGAACCTGCCGAAGACCTCGGCGTCGATACCTTCGAGTTCTGGTGCCCGCAGCGCCGCCCTGCCGGATTGAACCTTGCATTTCAACTGAGCGAGCCTATCCGGGTTTTCGGAACGGAAAACCTGCTGAACGGCTGGCACCGCCCCATCGCAGGCCCCAATGCCTGGGTGGCCGACTTCGACGACCGGAATGCCGAGCTGCAACTGGAATGGGCCGATAACCAGAGCATTACTAAAATCGATTTCGTATTCGATACCGATTTCGACCATCCGATGGAGAACGTCATTTACGTCCACCCCGAAACCGTAATGCCCTTCTGCACCCAGCAAGTTGAAGTGCTCGACAATGCAGGTAATGTCATCGGATCGATAAATGACAACCACCTGACCAAACAAACATTGACGTTCGGCAAACCAGTAACGACCCGTTCGTTGAAAATCAGGCTGCAAAACAACCATACGCATGTACCCGTATCGCTGATGGAAGTCCGTGTTTATTAA
- a CDS encoding sulfite exporter TauE/SafE family protein yields MKEAADFTPSTESSEKNWESLQVAYIASGDPEEDRRLAALARGQGKVVFLRDLPEESDDIFRSAPALVGEDAPGAPVSRNNTKTRLTWETIQQKLWAATVRKRSRTEIAVNIFSAIALMILGHLLFTFFTYDRLTLLWNELEMSEGFFYYVLGGFVAQMIDGALGMAYGVTASTFLLTVGVPPSAVSASVHTSEIFTSGVSGYMHLKFGNVNSKLFKKILFPGVLGAITGAYALSSLEKYIYIIKPLVAIYTLILGILIIQKALKKRVEKRPIKKIGWLAIAGGTLDSIGGGGWGPIVTSTLIARGRHPKYTIGSVNLAEFFVSLASSVTFISIIGFSHWQVVLGLILGGMVSAPIAATLSRRLPIKTMMILVGTIVIIVSVRIIYMVLSGL; encoded by the coding sequence TTGAAGGAAGCGGCGGATTTCACACCCTCAACTGAAAGCAGCGAAAAGAACTGGGAATCATTACAAGTGGCTTATATCGCGAGTGGTGATCCTGAGGAAGATCGGCGTTTGGCTGCGCTTGCGCGCGGGCAGGGAAAGGTAGTTTTTCTGCGCGATTTGCCGGAAGAATCGGACGATATTTTCCGTTCGGCCCCCGCGTTGGTCGGGGAAGATGCTCCGGGCGCCCCCGTTTCCAGAAATAATACAAAAACGCGGCTTACCTGGGAGACCATCCAGCAAAAGCTTTGGGCGGCTACTGTCCGCAAAAGAAGCCGCACCGAAATAGCGGTTAACATCTTCTCCGCGATCGCATTAATGATCCTGGGGCATTTACTTTTTACCTTTTTCACGTACGACCGCCTTACGCTTCTCTGGAACGAGCTCGAAATGAGCGAAGGCTTTTTTTACTACGTTCTCGGTGGTTTTGTAGCCCAGATGATCGACGGGGCATTGGGTATGGCTTACGGCGTAACCGCTTCCACCTTCCTGCTCACCGTAGGCGTACCGCCTTCCGCCGTGAGCGCCAGCGTGCACACTTCGGAGATCTTCACCAGCGGCGTTTCGGGTTATATGCACCTGAAATTCGGGAACGTGAACAGCAAATTATTCAAGAAGATCCTTTTTCCCGGCGTACTCGGGGCCATCACGGGGGCCTATGCCCTATCGTCCCTCGAAAAATACATTTACATCATTAAACCGCTGGTGGCAATTTATACGCTGATCCTGGGAATCCTTATTATCCAGAAAGCGTTAAAGAAACGAGTTGAAAAAAGGCCGATCAAGAAAATCGGCTGGCTGGCGATCGCGGGTGGGACGCTGGATTCCATCGGTGGGGGTGGCTGGGGGCCCATTGTAACTTCTACGCTGATTGCGCGTGGAAGGCATCCCAAGTACACCATCGGGTCCGTGAACCTCGCGGAGTTTTTCGTATCGCTGGCAAGCTCGGTCACATTCATCAGCATAATCGGATTTTCGCACTGGCAAGTGGTATTGGGCCTGATCCTCGGTGGTATGGTCTCCGCACCCATCGCCGCCACACTATCCCGCCGCCTGCCGATCAAAACCATGATGATCCTGGTAGGAACCATCGTCATCATCGTAAGCGTGCGGATTATTTATATGGTTTTAAGTGGGCTGTAA
- a CDS encoding glycoside hydrolase family 2 TIM barrel-domain containing protein, protein MKRLTHLTFFILLSLTCTRLAAQYHIRQPNAIPLHGEWWFLLDPAGAGIAGQWYREDFAKESRQDKVTVPHCFSTDPRYEFYTGTAWYRKTFAWKKTTGKRVILHFDAVFYKTDLWLNGQKIGEHEGGYTPFNFDVTGQLKDGNNLLVVAVNNDTWKTTTIPGLKDGGNINDGYPAWVNYGGIIRPVYLTVEPEVYTENMKIETVPDLAKGTAVVKAKIRVRNASANASTPKIEFSVWHDQKPLPLKWKTNAANIPAGQTAILEAETALPAAQTRLWDLDQPHMYTLKTVVGADTVASNFGIRKIEVSGTQILLNGKPIKAGGGNRVIDYPGLGSVEPDWLIEKDFRLMKEAGMEFQRLTHYTPSEYFYDLADRYGMLIITEAGNWQLTPKQMDNDSMRTKFRSQFREMVERDWNHPSVIAYSVGNEYLSTQPAGQRWTKDMIAYARELDPTRLYTFASMLLNSLPAKPEDEASQYVDFVSTNTYGGHAKSLDHIHKLYPDKPVFISEWGTRSDGKGGEAGQAQHLSDVMAEIRKRPFVVGASWWTFNDYRSKLFGTNVNGFRPWGIVGPDRSPRLAYPVHQKEFSPVIVEKVSFQTGDQGIHRLTVKITSRGDFPARPVKGYTLKAGDTSIALPDLNPGESRELVIPVRGFDKQIHITVTKPTGFIATQTDIELK, encoded by the coding sequence ATGAAACGCTTAACTCATTTAACTTTTTTCATTTTACTCTCACTCACCTGCACGCGGCTGGCGGCGCAGTACCACATCCGCCAACCGAATGCGATACCGCTGCATGGGGAATGGTGGTTTTTGCTCGATCCCGCGGGAGCAGGCATCGCCGGCCAGTGGTACCGGGAAGATTTTGCGAAAGAGAGCCGCCAGGACAAGGTTACCGTCCCGCATTGCTTTTCGACAGACCCCCGCTACGAATTTTACACCGGCACTGCCTGGTACCGCAAGACTTTCGCCTGGAAAAAAACCACCGGTAAACGCGTAATCCTGCATTTTGATGCAGTTTTTTACAAAACCGATTTGTGGTTGAACGGCCAGAAAATCGGGGAACATGAGGGCGGGTACACCCCGTTCAACTTCGATGTAACCGGGCAGTTGAAGGACGGCAACAACCTGCTGGTGGTGGCCGTGAATAACGATACATGGAAAACAACTACGATTCCCGGCCTCAAAGATGGCGGCAATATCAACGACGGCTACCCTGCCTGGGTAAATTACGGCGGCATTATCCGGCCGGTTTACCTGACGGTCGAGCCGGAAGTTTATACCGAAAATATGAAGATCGAGACTGTGCCCGACCTTGCCAAAGGCACGGCGGTTGTGAAAGCGAAAATCCGGGTACGGAATGCTTCCGCGAATGCCTCGACGCCGAAAATTGAGTTTTCTGTTTGGCATGACCAGAAGCCTTTGCCATTAAAATGGAAAACCAATGCGGCGAACATTCCGGCAGGACAAACGGCGATACTCGAAGCGGAAACTGCATTGCCCGCGGCGCAAACCAGGCTCTGGGATTTGGACCAGCCTCATATGTATACATTGAAAACCGTTGTAGGTGCCGATACCGTGGCTTCCAATTTCGGGATACGGAAAATAGAGGTAAGCGGAACACAGATTCTCTTGAATGGGAAGCCCATTAAAGCAGGCGGTGGTAACCGCGTAATCGACTATCCGGGCCTGGGCTCCGTGGAGCCTGATTGGCTGATCGAAAAAGACTTCCGGCTGATGAAAGAAGCCGGTATGGAGTTCCAACGCCTTACGCATTACACTCCGTCCGAATATTTTTACGACCTGGCCGACCGCTACGGCATGCTCATCATTACCGAGGCCGGCAACTGGCAACTGACGCCGAAGCAAATGGATAACGATTCGATGCGTACCAAGTTCCGCTCGCAATTCCGAGAAATGGTCGAGCGCGACTGGAACCACCCGAGTGTGATCGCGTACAGCGTCGGTAACGAATATCTGTCGACCCAGCCCGCCGGCCAACGCTGGACCAAAGACATGATCGCCTACGCACGGGAGCTCGATCCCACGCGGCTGTACACATTTGCGAGCATGTTATTGAATTCATTGCCGGCAAAACCCGAGGACGAAGCCAGCCAGTATGTCGATTTTGTATCCACCAACACCTATGGCGGCCATGCGAAGTCGCTGGACCACATTCATAAATTGTACCCTGACAAACCGGTGTTCATCAGCGAATGGGGCACGCGCTCAGATGGTAAGGGTGGCGAAGCGGGCCAGGCGCAGCACCTGAGCGATGTAATGGCTGAAATCCGCAAACGACCGTTTGTGGTTGGGGCTTCGTGGTGGACTTTTAATGACTATCGCAGCAAGCTGTTCGGTACCAATGTGAATGGGTTCCGTCCATGGGGTATTGTGGGCCCCGACCGTTCGCCGAGGCTCGCCTACCCGGTCCATCAGAAAGAGTTTTCGCCGGTCATTGTTGAAAAAGTAAGCTTTCAAACAGGTGACCAGGGAATACATCGGCTGACCGTAAAAATTACCTCACGCGGCGATTTCCCTGCACGGCCTGTTAAGGGATACACTTTGAAGGCGGGTGACACAAGCATTGCCTTGCCCGACCTGAACCCAGGAGAGAGCAGGGAGCTGGTAATCCCTGTTCGCGGATTCGACAAACAAATCCATATCACTGTAACCAAACCGACCGGCTTCATCGCCACTCAAACGGACATAGAGCTCAAATAA
- a CDS encoding aminotransferase class I/II-fold pyridoxal phosphate-dependent enzyme, whose protein sequence is MKKQTKAIRTQTSKTKYREHSTPLFLTSSFTFESAEQGKALFEETEQGNIYSRFSNPSVQEFVDKVCMLEGLEDGVATATGMAAVFASMAALLKSGDHILACRALFGSAHQIITQILPKWGITYTYLDADASEAEWEAAVQPNTRMIYLETPSNPGLDLVDLAMIGRICQKHNIIFNVDNCFASPALQTPADFGADLVLHSATKFMDGQGRVLGGVVVGKKEYIKELRFFCRQTGPSMSPFNAWVLSKSLETLHLRMEKHASNALALATALDKHPDVKSVKYPFLESHPQYALAKQQMSAGGSIVTIELEGGFERVAAFMDALEIASLSSNLGDTRTIVTNPNTTTHAKLKPEEKAALGITEGLIRISVGLEDIDDLIADFTNAVEVSVKSDILE, encoded by the coding sequence ATGAAAAAACAAACCAAAGCGATACGCACCCAGACCAGCAAAACGAAGTATCGCGAGCATTCGACTCCCCTTTTCCTGACCAGCAGCTTTACATTCGAGAGCGCCGAACAGGGAAAGGCACTTTTTGAGGAAACCGAACAAGGAAATATTTACAGCCGGTTCTCGAACCCGAGCGTGCAGGAGTTTGTGGACAAGGTTTGCATGCTGGAAGGTCTGGAAGACGGTGTCGCGACCGCCACCGGTATGGCGGCGGTGTTCGCCAGTATGGCTGCATTGCTCAAAAGCGGCGACCACATTCTGGCTTGCCGTGCATTGTTCGGCTCCGCGCACCAGATCATTACGCAGATACTGCCAAAATGGGGCATTACCTATACGTACCTGGATGCGGACGCCAGCGAAGCAGAATGGGAAGCTGCCGTACAGCCCAATACCCGCATGATCTACCTCGAAACGCCGTCCAACCCAGGACTCGACCTCGTAGATCTCGCGATGATCGGCCGCATTTGCCAAAAACACAATATTATTTTCAACGTAGATAACTGCTTCGCCTCACCCGCATTGCAAACCCCGGCCGATTTCGGCGCCGACCTCGTGCTGCATTCCGCAACCAAGTTTATGGACGGGCAAGGCCGCGTGTTGGGCGGTGTGGTTGTAGGTAAGAAAGAATATATCAAGGAGCTACGCTTTTTCTGTCGCCAGACCGGCCCGTCTATGTCGCCGTTCAATGCCTGGGTGTTGAGCAAAAGCCTTGAAACATTGCATCTGAGAATGGAAAAACATGCTTCCAACGCATTGGCATTGGCCACGGCGCTGGACAAGCACCCCGACGTAAAATCGGTGAAATACCCGTTCCTGGAATCGCATCCGCAGTACGCCCTGGCGAAACAGCAGATGAGCGCCGGCGGGTCTATTGTCACCATCGAGCTGGAAGGCGGTTTCGAACGCGTCGCTGCATTTATGGACGCGTTGGAGATCGCATCGCTATCTTCCAACCTCGGCGACACGCGCACCATCGTTACCAACCCGAACACGACTACCCATGCCAAATTGAAGCCCGAGGAAAAAGCCGCACTGGGTATTACCGAAGGTTTGATCCGCATTTCGGTAGGTTTGGAGGACATCGACGACCTGATCGCCGATTTCACGAATGCGGTGGAGGTGTCGGTGAAAAGTGATATATTGGAGTAA
- a CDS encoding DUF3368 domain-containing protein — MPSAKAVFEKILATDFRISDRILNEAIQLAGEQP, encoded by the coding sequence ATACCATCGGCCAAAGCGGTTTTTGAAAAAATACTGGCAACTGATTTCCGGATCAGCGACCGCATATTAAATGAGGCTATCCAATTAGCCGGAGAACAACCATGA
- the cysD gene encoding sulfate adenylyltransferase subunit CysD, with product MSISVNEASDIQREMSERSAPDYLDQLEAEAIYIMREVAGQFERPALLFSGGKDSITLVHLAKKAFAPGKIPFPLVHVDTGHNFIEAIQYRDELAEKLNAKLIVRYVEDTIKAKGLKEQTGKNASRNWLQTFTLLDTIEEFEFDACIGGARRDEEKARAKERIFSFRDEFGQWDPKRQRPELWNLFNGRIQKGENVRVFPISNWTELDVWAYLKRENIPLPSIYFAHERELILRDGKLLNNTPVIEPDPEDQIVTRQVRFRTVGDMTCTAAVESTAVTLDEVIAEITISRISERGETRIDDQQTEAAMEDRKKGGYF from the coding sequence ATGTCAATTTCAGTGAACGAGGCCTCCGATATCCAACGGGAGATGAGTGAACGCAGCGCTCCGGATTATCTGGACCAGCTGGAAGCAGAGGCCATTTACATTATGCGCGAAGTAGCCGGCCAGTTTGAGCGCCCTGCCCTGTTGTTTTCGGGAGGCAAGGATTCGATCACATTGGTTCATTTGGCAAAAAAAGCATTCGCACCCGGCAAAATCCCATTCCCGCTGGTGCACGTCGATACCGGCCACAACTTTATCGAGGCGATCCAGTACCGCGACGAGCTGGCCGAGAAACTCAATGCGAAACTGATCGTTCGCTATGTGGAGGATACCATCAAAGCGAAAGGGTTGAAGGAGCAGACCGGCAAGAATGCGAGCCGCAACTGGTTACAGACTTTCACGTTGCTGGATACCATCGAAGAATTTGAATTTGACGCATGTATCGGCGGCGCGCGCCGCGACGAGGAAAAAGCCCGCGCAAAGGAGCGTATTTTCTCGTTCCGCGACGAGTTTGGTCAATGGGATCCGAAACGTCAGCGCCCCGAGCTTTGGAATTTGTTCAATGGCCGCATTCAGAAAGGCGAAAACGTGCGCGTGTTCCCGATCTCGAACTGGACCGAACTGGATGTTTGGGCGTATCTGAAGAGAGAGAATATCCCATTGCCTTCGATTTACTTCGCACATGAGCGCGAGTTGATCCTCCGCGACGGCAAATTGTTGAATAACACGCCCGTCATCGAGCCCGATCCGGAAGACCAGATCGTAACCCGCCAGGTACGTTTCCGTACCGTGGGCGATATGACCTGTACCGCAGCGGTGGAATCAACGGCTGTAACCCTGGACGAAGTAATCGCCGAAATTACCATTTCAAGGATCAGCGAACGCGGCGAAACCCGCATCGACGACCAGCAAACGGAGGCGGCGATGGAAGACCGTAAGAAGGGCGGATATTTTTAA
- a CDS encoding GTP-binding protein, with protein MDLLRFITAGSVDDGKSTLIGRLLYDTKNILADQMEAIERASKTRNAGEIDLALLTDGLRSEREQGITIDVAYKYFQTPKRKFISIDAPGHIQYTRNMVTGASNADLAIILVDARHGVVEQTRRHSLIASMLGIPHVIVAVNKMDLVGNSEDAFLEIAKTYKELAEKLSIKDLTIIPVSALNGDNIVDRSENMPWYTGETLLSVLENVNVLKDQNLEDGRFAVQYVIRPQTEELHDYRGYAGRVQSGTFKKGDAIKVLPSERESRIAKIEFGGNEIPQASVLESVTILLEDDIDISRGDTIVSVDNSPIVSQDIEALICWMDDKKTLKPGNKYILQHGTARSRCSIRGIEYQIDINSYEKLDEVEALKLNDVARIVLRTAQPIAYDPYQKNRANGAAILIDETSNVTVGACMIE; from the coding sequence GTGGACTTACTAAGATTTATCACGGCCGGCTCCGTCGATGACGGCAAGAGCACATTGATCGGGCGGCTGCTTTACGATACCAAAAACATCCTGGCCGATCAGATGGAAGCCATCGAGCGGGCCAGCAAGACACGTAACGCGGGCGAGATCGACCTTGCATTGCTGACGGACGGCCTTCGTTCGGAACGCGAACAGGGTATTACCATCGACGTTGCCTACAAATATTTCCAGACGCCGAAACGCAAATTCATCAGCATCGATGCGCCTGGGCACATTCAGTATACCCGCAACATGGTTACCGGTGCTTCCAATGCGGACCTGGCGATCATTCTGGTGGATGCACGCCATGGCGTAGTGGAACAAACCCGCCGCCATTCGCTGATCGCCTCCATGCTGGGTATTCCGCACGTGATCGTGGCGGTGAACAAAATGGACCTGGTCGGAAACTCGGAAGATGCGTTCCTGGAAATCGCGAAAACTTACAAGGAACTGGCGGAGAAACTCTCTATTAAGGACCTGACCATCATTCCGGTAAGCGCATTGAATGGTGACAACATCGTGGATCGGTCGGAAAACATGCCCTGGTATACCGGCGAAACCCTGCTTTCGGTGCTCGAAAATGTGAATGTGCTGAAAGACCAGAACCTGGAAGACGGCCGTTTCGCGGTACAATATGTGATCCGCCCTCAAACAGAAGAATTGCACGATTACCGTGGCTACGCAGGTCGTGTGCAAAGCGGGACATTCAAAAAGGGCGACGCGATCAAGGTTTTGCCTTCCGAAAGAGAGTCCAGAATCGCTAAAATCGAGTTCGGCGGAAACGAAATACCGCAAGCCTCTGTTCTTGAATCTGTAACGATATTGCTCGAAGACGATATCGATATCAGCCGCGGCGATACGATTGTTTCTGTCGACAATTCGCCGATCGTAAGCCAGGATATCGAAGCGCTGATTTGCTGGATGGATGACAAGAAGACGTTGAAACCAGGTAACAAATATATTTTACAGCACGGTACCGCACGTTCGCGCTGCTCGATCCGTGGCATTGAATATCAGATAGACATCAACTCTTACGAAAAACTGGATGAGGTAGAGGCCCTGAAACTGAACGACGTCGCAAGAATCGTCCTCAGGACAGCCCAGCCCATCGCATACGATCCCTATCAGAAAAACCGCGCAAACGGCGCAGCGATCCTGATCGACGAAACGTCCAATGTGACGGTGGGGGCTTGTATGATCGAGTAA